A region of Pasteurellaceae bacterium Orientalotternb1 DNA encodes the following proteins:
- a CDS encoding cell filamentation protein Fic, which yields MANEQQFLLYTANNGEVNVNVFLDDETLWLTQKEMATLFDVSTATINHHLKNIFESGELEQNLTIRNFLIVRQEGNRRVSREIEHYNLDVVISVGYRVNSTKATQFRIWATKVLKEFMLKGFALDDERLKQNRNLFNKDYFRELLERVRSIRASERRIWQQVTDIFSECSIDYDPKSKITEHFFATVQNKFHYAITGQTAAEIVYTHADRTAENMGLMTWKNAPNGRILLTDTYVAKNYLTADEIRKLERTVSSYFDYIENLIERGNRADFTMERLAESVNKFLSFNEFDLLTDKGKISQDDEKQKAKAEYTEFNKTQKIFSDFDKLIKQLDKA from the coding sequence ATGGCAAATGAACAACAATTCCTGCTTTACACCGCCAACAATGGGGAAGTGAATGTCAATGTTTTTCTTGATGATGAAACGTTGTGGCTCACTCAAAAAGAAATGGCAACATTATTTGATGTTTCTACCGCTACGATTAACCACCATCTAAAAAATATTTTTGAAAGTGGTGAACTTGAACAAAATCTAACCATTAGAAATTTTCTAATCGTTCGCCAAGAAGGCAATCGTAGGGTCAGTCGTGAAATTGAACACTACAATCTGGACGTCGTGATTTCCGTTGGCTATCGAGTTAATTCAACGAAAGCGACACAATTTCGCATTTGGGCAACAAAAGTCTTAAAAGAGTTTATGCTTAAAGGTTTTGCCCTTGATGATGAAAGGCTAAAACAAAATAGAAATTTGTTCAATAAAGACTATTTTCGTGAACTATTGGAACGAGTGCGTTCAATTCGAGCCAGTGAACGGCGGATTTGGCAACAAGTTACTGATATTTTTAGCGAATGCAGCATTGATTATGATCCGAAATCCAAAATTACCGAACACTTTTTTGCAACGGTTCAAAATAAATTTCACTATGCCATCACGGGACAAACTGCGGCAGAAATCGTTTACACACACGCCGATAGAACCGCAGAAAATATGGGATTGATGACGTGGAAAAATGCCCCTAACGGCAGGATTTTACTAACCGATACTTATGTTGCTAAAAATTACCTCACCGCAGATGAAATCCGCAAATTAGAGCGAACGGTTTCAAGCTATTTTGATTATATTGAGAATTTAATTGAGCGTGGAAACCGAGCCGATTTCACTATGGAACGTCTTGCCGAGAGCGTAAATAAGTTCTTAAGTTTCAATGAGTTTGATTTACTCACTGATAAAGGCAAAATTTCCCAAGATGATGAAAAACAAAAAGCCAAAGCGGAATATACTGAGTTTAATAAAACCCAAAAAATCTTTTCTGACTTTGATAAATTGATTAAGCAGTTAGATAAAGCTTAA
- a CDS encoding recombination protein RecR, translated as MQTSPLLENLIEALRALPGVGPKSAQRMAYHLLQRNRKGGVALSKALNEAMTHIGHCKSCRTFTEEDVCAICQNYRRQMSGQLCVVEMPADIQAIEQTGQFSGRYFVLMGHLSPLDGIGPREIGLDLLQQRLENESFHEVILATNPTIEGDATANYIAEMCMAHNIKVTRIAHGIPVGGELETVDGTTLSHSFAGRRDIQL; from the coding sequence ATGCAAACCAGCCCTTTACTTGAAAATCTTATCGAAGCCTTGCGAGCTTTGCCTGGTGTTGGTCCGAAATCGGCACAACGAATGGCGTATCACCTTTTACAACGCAACCGCAAAGGCGGTGTGGCGTTATCCAAAGCGTTAAATGAAGCGATGACCCACATCGGACACTGTAAATCCTGCCGTACCTTCACCGAAGAAGACGTATGTGCCATTTGCCAAAACTACCGCCGTCAAATGAGCGGACAGCTTTGTGTGGTGGAAATGCCAGCCGATATTCAAGCGATTGAACAAACAGGACAATTTTCAGGACGTTATTTTGTACTAATGGGACACCTTTCCCCCCTTGATGGCATTGGCCCACGGGAAATCGGCTTAGATTTACTGCAACAACGGTTGGAAAATGAGTCTTTCCACGAAGTCATTTTGGCAACCAACCCCACCATTGAAGGCGATGCCACCGCCAATTACATCGCCGAAATGTGTATGGCACACAACATCAAAGTAACTCGCATTGCCCACGGTATTCCCGTTGGCGGTGAGTTGGAAACTGTTGATGGCACAACCCTTTCCCATTCCTTCGCAGGACGGCGAGATATTCAGCTCTAA
- a CDS encoding uracil permease, which translates to MTTENISTPKQVFVGLQMLFVAFGALVLMPLITGLDPNTALLTAGIGTLLFQLCTKGQVPIFLASSFAFIAPIQYGVQTWGIPVTMGGLVFTGLVYFALSALVKTKGVAILDKLFPPVVVGPVIVIIGLGLAPVGVNMALGKTGDGSAVLFQYDQAIIVSMVTLITTLIVAVFTKGLMKLVPIMFAIAVGYILSIFMGIVNFQPIADAPWFSLPNITAPEFKLEAILYLLPIALAPAVEHVGGIMAISSVTGKNFLNKPGLHRTLLGDGVATSAAAMLGGPPNTTYAEVTGAVMLTKNFNPRVMTYAALWAIAISFCGKVGAFLQSIPTVVMGGIMMLVFGSIAAVGMSTLIRARVDMSEARNLCIVSVVMTFGIGHMLISIGSFSLQGISLCAIVAIVLNLVLPKSKAPKEQH; encoded by the coding sequence ATGACAACAGAAAATATCAGCACACCAAAACAGGTGTTCGTTGGCTTGCAAATGCTATTTGTAGCATTTGGGGCTTTGGTCTTAATGCCACTTATTACGGGTCTTGATCCTAACACTGCCTTACTCACCGCAGGTATTGGTACGTTACTTTTCCAACTTTGTACCAAAGGGCAAGTGCCGATCTTCTTAGCCTCTTCTTTTGCGTTTATCGCACCAATTCAATATGGCGTACAAACTTGGGGCATTCCCGTCACGATGGGGGGCTTGGTCTTTACAGGCTTGGTTTATTTCGCTTTGTCGGCGTTGGTGAAAACCAAAGGCGTGGCAATTTTAGACAAACTGTTCCCGCCAGTTGTAGTTGGTCCTGTGATTGTGATTATCGGTCTAGGGCTTGCCCCTGTGGGCGTGAATATGGCGTTAGGCAAAACGGGTGATGGTTCTGCGGTGCTGTTCCAGTATGATCAAGCGATTATTGTGTCGATGGTCACCCTTATCACCACCTTGATCGTAGCGGTGTTCACCAAAGGATTAATGAAACTGGTACCGATTATGTTTGCGATTGCAGTGGGTTACATTTTGTCGATTTTTATGGGCATTGTGAATTTCCAACCAATTGCTGATGCACCGTGGTTCAGCCTGCCAAATATCACCGCTCCAGAGTTCAAACTAGAAGCAATTTTATACTTGCTGCCAATCGCACTCGCCCCAGCCGTTGAACACGTTGGCGGTATTATGGCGATCAGTTCCGTAACGGGTAAAAACTTCCTGAATAAACCAGGGTTACATCGCACTTTATTAGGCGATGGCGTGGCAACTTCAGCGGCAGCGATGTTAGGCGGGCCACCGAATACCACCTATGCAGAAGTTACGGGGGCGGTGATGCTCACCAAAAACTTTAATCCACGGGTAATGACCTATGCCGCCTTATGGGCGATTGCGATTTCGTTCTGTGGCAAAGTGGGGGCGTTTTTGCAAAGCATTCCAACGGTAGTCATGGGCGGTATTATGATGTTGGTGTTCGGTTCAATTGCCGCAGTGGGTATGAGTACACTCATTCGTGCCCGTGTCGATATGAGCGAAGCCCGCAATTTGTGTATCGTGTCTGTGGTAATGACCTTCGGTATCGGACATATGTTAATCAGTATTGGCTCCTTCTCACTGCAAGGCATCAGTCTCTGTGCGATTGTGGCGATTGTGTTGAATTTGGTATTACCAAAATCCAAAGCCCCAAAAGAGCAGCACTAA
- a CDS encoding SprT family protein, producing MISPILKMQVQRQLKRDLAKANDYFNKQFTPPSVNYVVRGVKAGVAYLQQNEIRLNPVLLAENGDEFIRQVVPHELAHLLVYQQFGRVRPHGKEWQMMMEQVLGVPAETTHCFDIQNVQGQHFAYCCGCQTHHLSIHRHNAIVRKQRQYLCRKCGGELRLQSS from the coding sequence ATGATCTCGCCCATTCTCAAAATGCAGGTACAACGCCAGCTCAAACGGGATTTAGCCAAAGCCAATGACTATTTCAACAAACAATTCACCCCGCCGAGCGTCAATTATGTCGTGCGGGGTGTGAAGGCGGGCGTGGCGTATTTGCAGCAAAATGAAATCCGCCTGAACCCTGTTTTGCTTGCTGAAAATGGCGATGAATTTATTCGCCAAGTGGTGCCGCACGAACTGGCTCATCTGTTGGTTTATCAACAGTTCGGACGGGTTCGCCCCCACGGTAAAGAGTGGCAAATGATGATGGAGCAAGTGCTTGGTGTGCCAGCCGAAACCACGCACTGCTTTGACATCCAAAATGTACAAGGGCAGCATTTCGCCTACTGCTGCGGCTGCCAAACCCACCATCTTTCCATCCACCGCCATAATGCGATTGTGCGTAAGCAGCGGCAATATTTATGTCGCAAATGCGGTGGGGAATTGAGGTTGCAGTCCAGCTAA
- a CDS encoding ribonuclease: MNKQPNTKRTLTQAVTLAVIAAASVLTWLNNEEKAQQRTTQTTASQRQSLDLPKDLGNYDTIMAKDKYGQNARSFDYYMLSLSWSPSFCEQQKQKNGGNIPPHLQFQCNEAAQFGWVIHGLWPQNANAQAVSDHPRFCQGDLPPVSEALIKKYLPDSPGASLLQGQWEKHGACAFNSAENYFAKQSELFHSLNLPANELSRKELFQWMKKFNPQLKNVRLESRGNELYICYDKQWNLTDCQ; the protein is encoded by the coding sequence ATGAACAAACAACCGAACACCAAAAGAACCCTGACTCAAGCCGTCACCCTTGCCGTGATTGCAGCTGCTTCTGTTCTCACTTGGCTTAACAACGAAGAAAAAGCACAACAACGGACCACTCAAACAACGGCAAGCCAACGCCAATCTCTTGATTTGCCAAAAGATTTAGGCAACTACGACACCATTATGGCAAAAGATAAATACGGGCAGAATGCGAGATCTTTCGATTACTATATGTTATCGCTCTCTTGGTCGCCAAGTTTTTGTGAGCAGCAGAAACAGAAAAACGGCGGCAATATCCCGCCGCATTTACAATTTCAATGTAACGAAGCCGCTCAATTCGGCTGGGTGATCCACGGGCTATGGCCGCAAAATGCGAATGCTCAAGCGGTGAGCGATCACCCACGTTTCTGCCAAGGGGATTTGCCGCCAGTTTCGGAAGCCTTGATCAAAAAATATCTGCCAGATTCCCCAGGGGCAAGCCTGCTGCAAGGACAATGGGAAAAGCACGGGGCTTGTGCCTTCAATTCAGCAGAAAACTATTTTGCTAAACAAAGCGAGCTATTTCACAGCCTAAACTTGCCAGCGAATGAGCTTTCTCGCAAAGAATTGTTCCAATGGATGAAAAAATTCAATCCGCAGCTGAAAAATGTCCGCTTGGAAAGCCGTGGCAATGAACTTTACATTTGCTACGACAAACAGTGGAATCTAACAGATTGCCAATGA
- a CDS encoding cysteine synthase A, with protein MTIYADNTETIGNTPLVRLKHFGNNGNLLAKVESRNPSFSVKCRIGANMVWQAEKDGILTQNKEIIDATSGNTGIALAYVAAARGYKITLTMPETMSIERRRLLRGLGATLVLTEGAKGMKGAIAKAEEILASDPSRYVMLKQFENPANPAIHEQTTGPEIWAATEGNIDVFVAGVGTGGTITGVSRFIKQQKGKHIISVAVEPKESPVITQTLNGEEVKPGPHKIQGIGAGFIPQNLDLNLIDRVEQVDSETAIATARRIMAEEGILVGISSGAAVAAADYIAKLPEFANKTVVVILPSASERYLSTLLFEDIEA; from the coding sequence ATGACTATTTATGCAGATAACACCGAAACCATTGGCAATACCCCCCTTGTGCGTTTGAAACACTTCGGCAATAACGGCAATTTGTTGGCGAAAGTGGAATCTCGTAACCCGAGTTTTAGCGTAAAATGCCGCATTGGGGCAAATATGGTGTGGCAGGCGGAAAAAGACGGCATTCTGACCCAAAACAAAGAGATCATTGATGCCACCAGCGGCAATACGGGTATTGCACTAGCTTATGTGGCGGCTGCCCGTGGCTACAAAATTACGCTCACAATGCCAGAAACAATGAGCATCGAACGCCGTCGTTTATTGCGTGGTTTAGGGGCAACATTGGTGCTGACCGAAGGGGCGAAAGGAATGAAAGGGGCGATAGCCAAAGCGGAAGAAATTTTAGCCAGCGATCCAAGCCGCTATGTGATGCTAAAACAATTTGAAAACCCAGCTAACCCTGCCATTCACGAGCAAACCACAGGCCCTGAAATTTGGGCTGCAACCGAAGGCAACATTGACGTGTTCGTCGCAGGTGTCGGCACTGGTGGGACGATTACGGGGGTGAGTCGCTTCATCAAGCAACAAAAAGGCAAGCACATTATTAGTGTTGCCGTTGAGCCGAAAGAATCGCCCGTAATCACCCAAACCTTAAACGGCGAAGAAGTGAAACCAGGCCCACATAAAATTCAAGGTATCGGTGCAGGCTTTATTCCACAAAACTTGGATTTGAACTTAATCGATCGTGTTGAGCAAGTTGATAGCGAAACCGCTATCGCCACCGCTCGTCGCATTATGGCGGAAGAAGGTATTTTAGTCGGTATTTCATCGGGTGCTGCGGTTGCCGCTGCTGATTACATCGCCAAATTACCTGAGTTTGCCAATAAAACCGTGGTGGTCATTTTACCGTCCGCATCAGAGCGTTATTTAAGCACTTTGCTATTTGAAGACATTGAAGCCTAA
- a CDS encoding ribonuclease R, giving the protein MKQDPNYQQELEKYENPVPSREFILQTIRHYDAPMSKEELLNVFQITDDDRTEAIRRRLRAMENDGQLVFTKGRRYALPEKMDLLKGAVIGHRDGYGFLQVEGSDDWFIPNAQMLRVMHGDYVLAQPNGTDRRGRKEVRIVRVLEARKKQIVGRFFTESGISYVVPDDSRINQDILIPEEHRLGARMGQVVVVELQPRKADFKRPVGFITEILGDNLAPGMEIEIALRNHEIPHVWSEGVEKQIRQFNEEVPEEAKLGRVDLRSLPLVTIDGESARDFDDAVFCQAELNGWRLWVAIADVSYYVRPKTALDLEAQQRGNSVYFPNRVIPMLPEVLSNGLCSLNPQVDRLCLVAEMQVSKNGSLGDFQFYEAVMNSHARLTYTKVWNILSGDETLRERYAPLVPHLEELHKMYNVLVAARQQRGAIEFETVENQFIFNPQGRIERIEPLVRNDAHKIIEECMILANIAAARLVEKADEASLYRIHAQPSEEKLTSFRTFLKECGLFLDGGLNPTPKDYAKLLETVRQRPDRELIQTMLLRSLKQAIYSPDNEGHFGLALTEYAHFTSPIRRYPDLLLHRAIKYLIEKQKGNTRHYTDGGGYHYKLDDMDQFGEKCSATERRADDATREVADWLKCEYMQDHIGEEFDGVISSVTGFGLFVKLNELLIDGLVHISTLDNGYYHFDGDRQRLVGENGMVYRLGDPVKVRVIGVNLDDKKIDFALITNLRKPRSAGKTAKQKAKKGTPVFKEVVTVKPKKKKAKAAKKAKKSTASKSKKC; this is encoded by the coding sequence ATGAAACAAGATCCAAATTATCAACAAGAACTTGAAAAATACGAAAACCCCGTACCCAGTCGGGAATTTATTCTCCAAACCATTCGCCATTATGATGCCCCGATGAGCAAAGAAGAGCTGCTCAACGTCTTCCAAATCACTGATGATGATCGCACCGAAGCCATTCGCCGCCGTTTACGTGCGATGGAAAACGATGGGCAGCTGGTATTTACCAAAGGTCGCCGCTATGCGTTGCCTGAAAAAATGGATTTGCTCAAAGGTGCGGTGATAGGGCATCGTGATGGCTACGGCTTTTTGCAGGTAGAAGGCTCGGACGACTGGTTTATTCCAAATGCTCAAATGTTGCGAGTGATGCACGGGGATTATGTGTTGGCACAGCCGAACGGCACCGATCGCCGTGGTCGTAAAGAAGTGCGAATTGTGCGAGTGCTTGAAGCACGTAAAAAACAGATTGTTGGGCGATTTTTTACCGAGTCAGGCATCAGCTATGTGGTGCCTGACGATAGCCGCATCAATCAAGATATTTTGATCCCTGAAGAACATCGCCTTGGAGCGAGAATGGGGCAAGTGGTGGTGGTTGAACTGCAGCCACGCAAAGCCGATTTCAAACGCCCTGTTGGTTTTATCACCGAAATTCTTGGCGATAATCTCGCACCAGGGATGGAAATTGAAATTGCGTTACGTAACCACGAAATCCCGCACGTTTGGAGTGAAGGGGTTGAAAAGCAGATCCGTCAATTTAACGAAGAAGTGCCTGAAGAAGCGAAGCTGGGGAGAGTTGATTTGCGAAGTCTCCCACTTGTCACCATTGACGGCGAAAGTGCCCGTGATTTTGACGATGCGGTGTTCTGCCAAGCCGAGCTTAATGGTTGGCGGTTGTGGGTGGCGATTGCCGATGTGAGTTATTACGTTCGCCCGAAAACCGCTCTTGACCTTGAAGCCCAACAGCGTGGTAACTCGGTTTATTTCCCAAATCGTGTGATCCCAATGTTGCCTGAAGTGCTTTCTAACGGCTTATGTTCACTCAATCCGCAGGTTGATCGCCTCTGTTTAGTTGCCGAAATGCAGGTATCGAAAAACGGTTCGCTAGGCGATTTCCAATTCTACGAAGCTGTAATGAATTCTCACGCCCGTTTGACCTACACAAAAGTATGGAACATCCTTTCAGGCGATGAAACCTTGCGGGAACGTTATGCCCCGCTCGTACCGCATTTGGAAGAGTTGCACAAAATGTATAACGTATTAGTTGCCGCTCGCCAGCAACGTGGGGCGATTGAATTTGAAACGGTGGAAAACCAATTTATTTTCAACCCACAGGGCAGAATTGAACGAATTGAACCACTTGTGCGTAACGATGCTCACAAAATCATCGAAGAATGTATGATTTTAGCCAATATCGCCGCGGCTCGTTTGGTCGAAAAAGCGGACGAAGCGAGTTTATACCGCATTCACGCCCAACCAAGTGAAGAAAAACTCACCAGTTTCCGTACTTTCTTGAAAGAGTGTGGGCTGTTTTTGGATGGCGGACTGAACCCAACGCCAAAAGATTACGCCAAATTGCTCGAAACGGTGCGGCAACGCCCTGATCGTGAGTTGATCCAGACGATGTTGTTGCGTTCGCTCAAACAGGCGATCTATTCACCCGACAACGAAGGGCATTTCGGCTTGGCATTAACGGAATATGCCCACTTTACTTCGCCAATTCGCCGCTACCCTGATTTGCTGTTGCATCGTGCGATTAAATATTTGATTGAAAAGCAAAAAGGCAACACTCGCCACTATACCGATGGCGGTGGCTATCACTACAAATTAGACGATATGGATCAGTTCGGCGAGAAATGCTCCGCTACTGAACGCCGTGCTGATGATGCCACCCGAGAAGTTGCTGACTGGCTGAAATGCGAATATATGCAAGATCATATTGGCGAAGAATTTGACGGTGTGATTTCAAGCGTCACGGGCTTTGGCTTATTCGTAAAACTGAATGAATTACTTATTGATGGCTTGGTGCATATCTCCACACTCGATAACGGCTACTACCATTTCGACGGTGATCGCCAACGCTTAGTTGGTGAAAACGGAATGGTGTATCGCTTGGGTGACCCAGTAAAAGTACGAGTAATCGGTGTGAATTTAGACGATAAAAAAATCGACTTCGCTTTGATCACCAATCTTCGCAAACCACGTTCTGCGGGCAAAACCGCCAAACAGAAAGCGAAAAAAGGCACACCAGTTTTCAAAGAAGTCGTCACTGTCAAACCGAAGAAAAAGAAAGCAAAAGCCGCAAAAAAAGCCAAAAAATCGACCGCTAGTAAGAGCAAAAAATGCTAA
- a CDS encoding argininosuccinate lyase, which produces MALWGGRFTQAADQQFKYFNDSLRFDYRLALQDIDGSIGWAKAIHSVGVIDAEELDRLIAALKQLRAEVAPNLAIVLQEDAEDIHSWVELQLIKKVGDLGKKLHTGRSRNDQVAVDMKLWCKAQVLSLQESVRALQEKLVETAEANQHAIMPGYTHLQRAQPITFAHWCMAYYEMLERDYSRLTDAYKRMNTCPLGSGALAGTAYAIDRDLLAQHLGFETATRNSLDSVSDRDHVLELLSAASISMMHLSRFAEDLIIFNSGESHFVELSDRVTSGSSLMPQKKNPDACELVRGKTGRVFGALTGLLTTLKGLPLAYNKDMQEDKEGIFDALETWQACVNISALVLDDIKVDSERTKEAAQQGYANATELADYLVAKGIPFREAHHIVGEAVVYAISQRKALEELALDEFKQFHNVIGEDVYPILSLESCLAKRCAKGGVNLDRIAEAIAAAKANLQNIARI; this is translated from the coding sequence ATGGCACTTTGGGGCGGGCGGTTTACACAGGCTGCCGATCAACAATTCAAATATTTTAACGACTCATTGCGTTTTGACTACCGTTTAGCATTGCAAGATATTGACGGTTCAATCGGTTGGGCGAAAGCGATCCACTCCGTTGGTGTGATCGATGCGGAAGAGTTAGATCGCTTGATTGCCGCACTCAAGCAATTACGAGCGGAAGTGGCACCGAATTTAGCAATTGTACTGCAAGAAGATGCGGAAGATATTCACAGTTGGGTGGAATTGCAGCTGATCAAAAAAGTTGGCGATCTCGGTAAAAAATTGCACACAGGGCGTAGCCGTAATGACCAAGTCGCTGTGGATATGAAACTTTGGTGCAAAGCCCAAGTACTTTCACTGCAAGAATCCGTCCGTGCTTTGCAAGAAAAATTAGTTGAAACCGCCGAAGCTAATCAGCACGCCATTATGCCAGGTTACACCCATTTACAACGGGCTCAACCGATTACTTTTGCCCACTGGTGTATGGCGTATTACGAAATGTTGGAGAGAGATTACAGCCGCTTGACTGATGCCTATAAACGAATGAACACTTGCCCACTCGGTTCGGGAGCGTTGGCAGGCACAGCGTATGCGATCGATCGGGATTTGTTGGCTCAGCATTTAGGTTTTGAAACCGCCACCCGCAACAGTTTAGACAGCGTATCCGACCGTGATCACGTGTTGGAATTACTGTCAGCCGCCTCCATCAGTATGATGCACCTTTCTCGTTTTGCAGAAGATTTAATCATCTTCAACAGCGGCGAGTCGCATTTTGTGGAACTTTCCGACCGTGTTACTTCAGGTTCGTCGCTGATGCCACAAAAGAAAAACCCCGATGCGTGTGAATTAGTGCGGGGTAAAACGGGGCGAGTTTTCGGGGCATTGACGGGCTTACTCACCACGCTCAAAGGCTTACCGCTTGCTTATAATAAAGATATGCAAGAAGACAAAGAAGGCATTTTTGATGCGTTGGAAACGTGGCAGGCTTGTGTGAACATTTCAGCACTGGTGCTAGATGACATCAAAGTCGATAGCGAACGCACCAAAGAAGCGGCACAACAGGGCTACGCAAATGCGACGGAACTTGCTGACTACTTGGTGGCGAAAGGTATTCCATTCCGTGAAGCTCATCACATCGTGGGCGAAGCGGTGGTGTATGCCATCAGCCAACGTAAAGCCTTAGAAGAACTTGCTCTTGATGAATTTAAGCAATTCCATAATGTGATTGGTGAAGATGTTTACCCGATTCTGTCGCTCGAATCTTGTTTAGCGAAACGTTGTGCCAAAGGCGGTGTGAATTTAGACCGCATTGCTGAAGCTATCGCCGCTGCGAAAGCGAATTTGCAAAATATAGCGAGAATCTAA
- a CDS encoding ABC transporter → MKVLEIQNLSAKFDQTAVLKSLDLAVDENEIICLLGASGCGKTTLLKAIAGLLPISEGSIHLSGQDLSQKAVEDRHIGLIFQDYALFPHLTVQENIQFGLTKLSKEEQNAICGQMLSVVKLCGFENRYPHELSGGQQQRVAIARALACKPELLLLDEPFSNIDSQTRYEMIQEIKQILKSQKVPAIFVTHSKEEAFAFADKIAVMDLGKIVQFGTPTALYHSPTNKFVADFLGGTNYLHAEVKSSQWLESPIGDYQFPEMPYQQGQYHWLLRPEQLVIKAESTGKGTVVEKLFLGQFHRYKIAINGVELTVYSVNDLSLNSTVSVGFQCRELVLFNKNTIQNK, encoded by the coding sequence ATGAAAGTCCTTGAAATTCAAAATCTTAGTGCTAAGTTCGATCAAACTGCAGTGCTTAAGTCTTTAGATTTAGCGGTGGATGAAAATGAAATTATCTGCCTGTTAGGTGCCAGTGGTTGTGGAAAAACAACGTTACTGAAAGCCATTGCAGGATTATTGCCGATTTCAGAAGGTTCAATTCATCTCAGCGGACAAGATTTGTCGCAAAAAGCGGTAGAAGATCGTCATATTGGTTTGATTTTTCAGGATTATGCGTTGTTTCCGCATTTAACGGTGCAGGAAAATATCCAATTCGGCTTAACTAAATTATCCAAAGAAGAGCAAAATGCAATTTGTGGGCAGATGCTGTCGGTAGTCAAATTATGTGGCTTTGAAAATCGTTACCCTCACGAACTTTCAGGGGGACAGCAGCAGCGAGTGGCGATTGCAAGAGCCTTGGCATGCAAGCCAGAATTACTTTTATTAGATGAACCATTCTCAAACATTGATAGCCAAACCCGTTACGAGATGATTCAAGAGATCAAGCAGATTCTAAAAAGCCAAAAAGTCCCTGCTATTTTTGTGACACACAGTAAAGAAGAAGCTTTTGCCTTTGCGGACAAAATTGCGGTAATGGATCTGGGCAAAATTGTGCAATTCGGCACACCTACTGCTCTTTATCATTCCCCTACGAATAAATTCGTGGCAGATTTTTTGGGGGGGACAAACTATTTACACGCCGAAGTGAAATCGAGCCAGTGGCTTGAAAGCCCCATTGGCGATTACCAATTTCCAGAAATGCCTTATCAACAAGGGCAGTATCATTGGTTACTTCGCCCAGAGCAGCTAGTGATTAAAGCCGAATCAACAGGGAAGGGAACGGTGGTCGAAAAATTGTTTCTTGGGCAGTTTCATCGCTATAAGATTGCGATTAATGGCGTTGAACTGACGGTTTATAGTGTTAATGATCTTTCTCTCAACAGCACAGTTTCAGTGGGTTTCCAGTGCCGTGAGTTAGTGCTGTTCAACAAAAATACGATTCAAAATAAATAA